A window of Acidobacteriota bacterium contains these coding sequences:
- a CDS encoding protein kinase, whose protein sequence is MPRTLSHYRLDGELGRGGMGVVYRATDTRLGRAVAIKTLSTEATGDPDRHRRFIQEARSASILNHPHIVTIYDVGEEAGETFVAMELVEGVSLDVELAKGPLPVSRALDYAVQVASALEAAHAAGMVHRDVKPANLMVTSDGRVKVLDFGLAKLVERGGADTTMTALGTQPGMILGTAAYMSPEQAEGRPVDARSDLFSFGAVLYEMFAGRRAFAGDSDVGLLTAILRDQPPPIREARADVPAELEAIVERCLAKHPASRYQDAGALRAALTRVLAASARPADTNWRRPLVLAPLTLLLLAAAALGAWQFVQSRRAAWARQDAIPEIERLQVTDRSLDALRLAREAARYASEDVERLRQTWFPVTVETEPGGASVEIRNYVDLEGPWEPFGPSPVTERLPLGYYRLRLSHPGYVTLEVGHNFGGRSPIALVSEASAEPGMVFVAGGAYRYLAMPPAHLPDFWIDRREVTNAEFQRFVDAGGYRNPDYWKVPFRDGGRDVPFEEAMARFLDTTGRPGPATWELGTFPEGHGSYPVGGLSWFEAAAFAAFAGKRLPTVYHWYKAAGVDELFGDILRLSNFDGRGARPVGERHAVGPWGALDMAGNVKEWCANEVGDSGLRYILGGGWHEPAYRFNESDARSPWDREPSFGVRLVRNLGPDADAAGPITVVNHDPASIVPLPSAQVDLLQRFYEYDKAPLDARVEAVDDRSEHWRMETVSFNAAYGGERVPAYLFLPKHAAPPYHTVLLFPSSYSLRVDSSRHLDYGSFDYIVRSGRAVLYPIYQGTFERRRPDPPGWSAIRDRQVQWAKDLFRSVDYLETRSDLTLDGLTYYSISMGAFFGPIPISLEPRIASAVLIAGGLRHGDIPPEIQPANFMPRVTVPVLLVHGRHDFSAPPAAQQRVLDLLGTSPQHKRLVVLDGGHAPSDTRGMFRAVLDWLDTYQGPPTPGERP, encoded by the coding sequence ATGCCGCGCACCCTGTCGCACTATCGCCTCGACGGAGAGCTCGGCCGCGGCGGCATGGGCGTGGTCTACCGCGCCACCGACACCCGACTCGGTCGTGCGGTCGCCATCAAGACGCTGTCTACGGAAGCCACTGGCGACCCCGATCGGCACCGCCGCTTCATCCAGGAGGCCCGGTCGGCCTCGATCCTCAACCATCCCCATATCGTCACGATCTACGACGTTGGCGAGGAGGCGGGGGAGACGTTCGTCGCGATGGAGCTCGTCGAGGGGGTCTCCCTCGATGTCGAGCTCGCGAAGGGCCCGCTCCCCGTGTCGAGAGCGCTCGATTACGCCGTGCAGGTGGCTTCGGCGCTCGAGGCGGCGCACGCGGCCGGCATGGTCCACCGCGACGTCAAGCCGGCCAACCTCATGGTCACCTCCGACGGTCGCGTCAAGGTCCTCGACTTCGGGTTGGCCAAGCTCGTCGAGCGGGGCGGGGCCGACACGACGATGACCGCGCTCGGGACCCAGCCCGGCATGATCCTGGGCACCGCGGCCTACATGTCGCCCGAGCAGGCGGAAGGGCGACCGGTCGATGCGCGGTCCGACCTCTTCTCGTTCGGCGCCGTGCTCTACGAGATGTTCGCTGGCCGGCGGGCGTTTGCCGGCGACTCCGATGTGGGGTTACTCACCGCCATCCTCCGCGACCAACCGCCCCCGATCCGCGAAGCGAGGGCCGACGTGCCCGCCGAGCTCGAGGCCATCGTCGAGCGCTGTCTCGCGAAGCACCCGGCCTCGCGCTATCAGGACGCCGGCGCTCTGAGGGCGGCCCTGACGAGGGTGCTCGCCGCATCGGCACGTCCGGCGGACACAAATTGGCGACGGCCGCTCGTCCTCGCGCCGTTGACGCTGCTGCTTCTCGCGGCCGCCGCGCTCGGCGCCTGGCAGTTCGTGCAGTCGCGGCGGGCCGCGTGGGCACGACAGGACGCCATCCCGGAGATCGAACGCTTGCAGGTCACCGACCGGTCGCTCGATGCGCTGCGCCTCGCCCGCGAGGCGGCGCGGTACGCCTCGGAGGACGTGGAGCGGCTGCGGCAGACCTGGTTCCCCGTGACCGTCGAGACCGAACCGGGCGGTGCCTCAGTGGAGATCAGGAACTACGTCGACCTCGAGGGCCCGTGGGAGCCGTTCGGGCCCTCGCCCGTGACGGAACGGCTGCCGCTCGGGTACTACCGTCTGCGCCTCAGTCACCCCGGGTACGTCACACTCGAAGTCGGTCACAACTTCGGTGGTCGTTCGCCTATCGCGCTCGTCTCCGAAGCGTCGGCGGAGCCAGGGATGGTGTTCGTGGCTGGGGGAGCCTATCGCTACCTGGCCATGCCGCCTGCGCACTTGCCAGACTTCTGGATCGATCGGCGCGAAGTGACCAACGCCGAGTTTCAGCGCTTCGTGGATGCCGGCGGTTACCGCAACCCCGACTACTGGAAGGTCCCGTTCCGTGATGGCGGGCGAGACGTCCCGTTCGAGGAGGCGATGGCGCGCTTCCTTGACACGACGGGCAGGCCGGGACCAGCGACCTGGGAACTCGGGACCTTCCCGGAGGGCCACGGCTCGTACCCCGTCGGCGGCCTCAGCTGGTTCGAAGCCGCCGCGTTCGCCGCATTCGCCGGCAAGCGCCTGCCGACGGTGTATCACTGGTACAAGGCGGCGGGCGTCGACGAGCTCTTCGGCGACATCCTGCGGCTCAGCAACTTCGACGGCCGGGGCGCACGACCGGTCGGCGAGCGTCACGCCGTGGGCCCGTGGGGCGCGCTCGACATGGCGGGCAACGTCAAAGAGTGGTGCGCCAACGAGGTCGGCGACAGCGGCCTGAGGTACATCCTCGGGGGCGGGTGGCACGAGCCGGCGTATCGGTTCAACGAGTCCGACGCACGGTCGCCGTGGGACCGTGAGCCGTCGTTTGGCGTGCGGCTCGTCAGGAACCTCGGACCGGATGCCGACGCCGCGGGTCCCATCACCGTGGTGAATCACGACCCGGCGAGCATCGTGCCGCTGCCGTCGGCGCAGGTGGACCTGCTGCAGCGCTTCTACGAGTACGACAAGGCCCCGCTCGACGCCCGCGTCGAGGCCGTCGACGATCGGTCGGAACACTGGCGCATGGAGACGGTGAGCTTCAACGCCGCGTACGGGGGCGAGCGGGTTCCGGCGTACCTGTTCCTGCCGAAGCACGCCGCGCCGCCGTACCACACCGTCCTGCTCTTTCCGAGCTCCTACTCTCTCAGGGTCGACTCCAGCCGGCACCTCGACTACGGGAGCTTCGATTACATCGTTCGGAGCGGCCGGGCGGTGCTGTACCCCATCTATCAGGGCACGTTCGAGCGACGGAGGCCGGATCCGCCTGGCTGGAGCGCCATCCGCGATCGCCAGGTGCAGTGGGCCAAGGATCTCTTCCGCTCCGTGGATTATCTCGAGACCCGTTCGGACCTCACGCTCGACGGGCTCACGTACTACAGCATCAGCATGGGTGCGTTCTTCGGGCCGATCCCCATCTCGCTCGAACCGCGAATCGCCTCGGCCGTTCTGATTGCGGGAGGGCTTCGCCACGGCGATATTCCCCCCGAGATCCAGCCGGCCAACTTCATGCCTCGCGTGACGGTGCCCGTGTTGCTCGTCCATGGCCGCCACGACTTCTCGGCACCCCCCGCCGCGCAGCAGCGCGTGCTCGACCTACTCGGCACATCGCCGCAGCACAAGCGTCTCGTGGTGCTCGACGGGGGCCACGCCCCAAGCGACACGCGCGGGATGTTCCGGGCGGTGCTCGATTGGCTCGACACGTATCAAGGGCCGCCGACGCCCGGGGAACGGCCGTGA
- a CDS encoding DUF1697 domain-containing protein — protein MPKRLTPHVALLRAINLASHNTVSMTSLRAVVSGLGFDGVQSILQTGNLIFGSHGRTPDELERLLEEATARELGLDTQYFVRTASEWEAVIEVNPFPQHAEGDPSHLLVACLKQAPDPERIASLQRAIVGREQVRVVGRHAYIVYPDGIGRSRLSMAVVERALGTRGTGRNWNTVLRIGAHLGLCRS, from the coding sequence ATGCCGAAGCGCCTCACGCCGCACGTCGCCCTGCTGCGGGCGATCAACCTGGCCTCGCACAACACGGTCAGCATGACCAGCCTCCGCGCTGTCGTGTCCGGGCTCGGCTTCGACGGCGTGCAGTCGATCCTGCAGACCGGCAATCTGATCTTCGGCAGCCACGGCCGGACGCCCGATGAGCTCGAACGGCTCCTCGAAGAAGCGACGGCCCGCGAGCTGGGCCTCGACACTCAGTACTTCGTGCGCACCGCCAGCGAGTGGGAGGCCGTGATCGAGGTCAACCCGTTCCCGCAGCACGCCGAAGGCGACCCGAGCCATCTCCTCGTCGCGTGCCTGAAACAGGCGCCGGATCCCGAGCGCATCGCGAGCCTTCAACGAGCGATCGTCGGGCGCGAGCAGGTCCGTGTCGTCGGTCGCCACGCGTACATCGTGTATCCCGACGGCATCGGCCGCTCCCGCCTGTCGATGGCCGTCGTCGAGAGAGCCCTCGGCACGCGAGGCACCGGGCGGAACTGGAACACCGTCCTCAGGATCGGGGCGCACCTCGGCCTGTGCCGTTCGTGA
- a CDS encoding HAMP domain-containing histidine kinase, whose product MARTLTIRRRLAISGLLVLLLFALNLGVTLWSAARRDHALADLHQTLARRALLDALERDLVARAREASVTRHLQLDDAQADAVQARLHDLAATVTALQALTPSDASSDLLTLAAECARLQALWTQELDASRLGGSPGESPEASSLLQATLESVRRASATERTRAGDITATLRRVSHLGTQLGTASFLVSLGFGAAVTWFLWARVARALRALIDGARRIGAGDLCHRIALHSRDELGEVADAFNDMSASLRLSLSEAEAARAEAERANRARSAFLAGLTHDLRTPMTSILGYLDLARDAARDAGLTQVVDDLDEVEHSSRHMLTLVNELLDLARVESGRMTLHVETFHLPSLVDEVVRAVGPLAARQGNEMLVDAAAAPDTMTSDPTKLRQTLFNLLGNAAKFTRDGVIGLTVAADGAGADAVVFAVRDTGVGIPRDRLERIFEEFDQGDPSIARTYGGTGLGLALSRRFCRMMGGDIEVTSAQACGTVFTVRLPRTVDAVPALMVVDGGARGSAAEPAADAATA is encoded by the coding sequence GTGGCCCGAACGCTCACCATTCGCAGGCGGCTGGCCATCAGCGGGCTGCTGGTGCTGCTGCTCTTCGCCCTGAACCTCGGCGTCACGCTCTGGTCGGCGGCTCGCCGCGATCACGCCCTCGCGGACCTGCACCAGACCCTCGCACGACGCGCGCTGCTCGACGCCCTCGAGCGAGACCTGGTCGCCCGCGCGCGCGAAGCGTCGGTGACCCGGCACCTGCAGCTCGACGACGCGCAAGCCGACGCGGTCCAGGCCCGACTCCACGACCTGGCCGCCACCGTGACGGCCCTGCAGGCGCTGACCCCCTCCGACGCCTCGTCCGACCTCCTCACACTGGCGGCCGAGTGCGCCAGGTTGCAGGCCCTCTGGACGCAGGAGCTTGATGCCAGCCGTCTGGGCGGCTCGCCCGGAGAGTCGCCTGAGGCGTCCAGCCTCCTTCAGGCGACGCTCGAGTCGGTCCGCCGCGCGAGTGCAACCGAACGGACCCGCGCCGGAGACATCACGGCGACGCTCCGTCGGGTGTCGCACCTCGGGACCCAACTCGGCACCGCGTCGTTCCTCGTGTCGCTCGGTTTCGGGGCCGCCGTGACGTGGTTCCTCTGGGCACGCGTGGCGCGCGCCCTGCGGGCGCTCATTGACGGGGCCCGTCGCATCGGCGCAGGCGACCTGTGCCACCGAATCGCGCTCCACTCGCGCGACGAGCTCGGCGAGGTGGCCGACGCGTTCAACGACATGAGCGCGAGCCTCCGCCTTTCGCTGAGCGAGGCCGAGGCGGCGCGGGCAGAAGCCGAGCGCGCCAACCGCGCGAGGAGTGCATTCCTCGCGGGCTTGACGCACGACCTGCGCACGCCGATGACGTCGATCCTCGGCTACCTCGACCTCGCGCGCGATGCCGCTCGTGACGCCGGCCTGACCCAGGTGGTTGACGACCTCGACGAGGTCGAGCACTCGAGTCGTCACATGCTGACGCTCGTCAACGAGTTGCTTGACCTCGCGAGGGTCGAGAGCGGGCGCATGACGCTGCACGTCGAAACGTTCCACCTCCCGTCCCTCGTCGACGAGGTGGTGAGAGCCGTTGGCCCGCTGGCCGCGCGCCAGGGTAACGAGATGCTCGTCGACGCGGCTGCGGCCCCGGACACGATGACCAGCGACCCGACGAAGCTGCGCCAGACGCTGTTCAACCTGCTCGGCAACGCCGCGAAATTCACACGCGACGGCGTGATCGGCCTCACCGTGGCCGCAGACGGGGCCGGTGCCGACGCCGTGGTGTTCGCGGTCCGCGACACGGGCGTCGGGATCCCGCGGGACCGGCTCGAGCGGATCTTCGAGGAGTTCGATCAGGGCGATCCGAGCATTGCGCGCACCTACGGCGGCACGGGGTTGGGCCTGGCGCTCTCGCGCCGGTTCTGCCGGATGATGGGCGGCGACATCGAGGTGACGAGCGCGCAGGCCTGCGGAACCGTGTTCACCGTTCGCCTGCCGCGAACGGTCGACGCGGTCCCGGCCCTGATGGTCGTCGACGGCGGAGCACGAGGCTCGGCCGCAGAGCCGGCGGCAGACGCAGCCACCGCCTGA
- a CDS encoding glycoside hydrolase family 127 protein yields the protein MTLPTAPLGAQPIDSTRSPAEGTGLAEPAFRPLPLGTIRPSGWLLRQLRLQADGLTGHLDEFWPDVGQSRWFGGQAEGWERAPYWLDGAVPLAWLLDDEPLKARITRYVDHIVAHQRADGWFAVYPEDAVTERYDMWAILLVNKVLVQYHELTGDDRVLTAVMKSLRALFDGLDRTPLYNWGRFRWFEGLVPIFYVHERSPAPWLLDLARKLRAQGVDYDALFRTEDVTVPSPRRGLWKWTKHVVNTAMAPKAAALAWRLDQRPADREFPARLLDLLDRHHGQVNGMFSGDECLAGKSPIQGTELCAVVELLYSLEILCSVFGDPAFADRLERVAFNALPATFAPDMWSHQYDQQANQVQCTINPEHQWSTNGPESNIYGLEPNFGCCTANMHQGWPKLAAHLWMRTPDEGLVAMAYAPSRVEWRSHDVAVVVSLETDYPFRETLALTVVAERAVRFPLVLRVPAWADGATVAVAGGAPDTMRPGTLHRVDREWNGTTALAVRFPMRPKVSVRHNEAVAIERGPLVYSLSIGEAWTQVNQDKPHRELPHGDFEVRPTTPWNYGIVLDDVERDVRFEERPVGARPFSPEGAGMVATARGRKIPTWGLVHGWAREISPPDVAWADPSRAPTTEPVEAITLLPYGCTNIRVTEFPRVKVPEEGGD from the coding sequence ATGACCCTGCCGACTGCTCCGCTCGGTGCCCAGCCCATCGATTCCACCCGCTCGCCGGCCGAGGGAACCGGCCTCGCCGAACCGGCGTTCCGCCCCTTGCCCCTCGGCACGATCCGGCCTTCGGGATGGCTTTTGCGCCAGCTTCGCCTCCAGGCCGACGGCCTGACCGGGCACCTCGACGAGTTCTGGCCGGACGTCGGCCAGAGCCGGTGGTTCGGCGGGCAGGCCGAGGGCTGGGAGCGCGCGCCGTACTGGCTCGACGGGGCGGTTCCCCTCGCGTGGCTGCTCGACGACGAGCCGCTCAAGGCGCGCATCACCCGATACGTGGACCACATCGTCGCTCACCAGCGTGCCGATGGGTGGTTCGCGGTGTACCCGGAGGACGCCGTCACCGAGCGCTACGACATGTGGGCCATCCTGCTCGTCAACAAGGTGCTGGTGCAGTACCACGAGTTGACCGGCGACGACCGCGTCCTGACCGCCGTGATGAAGAGCCTGCGCGCGCTGTTCGACGGCCTCGACCGGACCCCGCTCTACAACTGGGGCCGGTTCCGGTGGTTCGAAGGCCTCGTGCCGATCTTCTACGTCCACGAGCGGTCGCCCGCGCCCTGGCTGCTCGACCTCGCGCGCAAGCTGCGCGCGCAGGGCGTCGACTACGACGCGCTCTTCCGTACCGAGGACGTGACCGTGCCGTCGCCGCGCCGCGGTCTCTGGAAGTGGACCAAGCACGTCGTCAATACCGCGATGGCGCCGAAGGCGGCCGCGCTCGCGTGGCGGCTCGACCAGCGGCCCGCCGACCGCGAGTTCCCGGCGCGCCTGCTGGATCTGCTCGACCGCCACCACGGACAGGTGAACGGCATGTTCTCCGGCGACGAGTGCCTCGCGGGCAAGAGCCCGATCCAGGGCACGGAGCTCTGCGCGGTCGTCGAGTTGCTGTACTCGCTCGAGATCCTGTGCTCGGTCTTCGGCGATCCCGCGTTCGCCGATCGGCTCGAGCGCGTCGCCTTCAACGCGCTGCCGGCGACGTTCGCACCCGACATGTGGTCGCACCAGTACGACCAGCAGGCCAACCAGGTGCAGTGCACCATCAACCCCGAGCACCAGTGGTCGACCAACGGGCCCGAGTCGAACATCTACGGCCTCGAGCCGAACTTCGGGTGCTGCACGGCCAACATGCACCAGGGCTGGCCGAAGCTCGCGGCGCACCTGTGGATGCGCACGCCAGACGAAGGGCTGGTGGCAATGGCCTACGCGCCGAGCCGCGTCGAGTGGCGGTCGCACGACGTCGCCGTCGTCGTATCGCTCGAGACCGACTATCCGTTCCGGGAGACGCTCGCGCTGACGGTGGTCGCCGAACGGGCCGTGCGCTTCCCGCTCGTGCTGCGCGTGCCCGCCTGGGCCGACGGGGCGACGGTGGCCGTGGCGGGCGGCGCCCCGGACACGATGCGGCCCGGGACGTTGCACCGCGTCGATCGGGAGTGGAACGGCACCACCGCACTGGCCGTGCGGTTCCCCATGCGGCCGAAGGTGTCGGTGCGCCACAACGAGGCCGTGGCCATCGAACGCGGGCCGCTCGTCTACTCGCTGAGCATCGGCGAGGCGTGGACCCAGGTGAACCAGGACAAGCCGCACCGCGAACTGCCGCACGGCGATTTCGAGGTACGGCCGACGACGCCGTGGAACTACGGGATCGTCCTCGACGACGTGGAGCGCGACGTGCGGTTCGAGGAGCGGCCCGTGGGCGCGCGACCGTTCTCACCCGAGGGCGCCGGCATGGTGGCGACGGCCAGGGGCCGGAAGATCCCGACGTGGGGCCTCGTTCACGGCTGGGCGCGCGAGATCTCGCCGCCGGACGTGGCCTGGGCCGACCCGTCGCGCGCACCCACGACCGAGCCGGTCGAGGCCATCACGCTCCTCCCGTATGGCTGCACGAACATTCGCGTCACCGAGTTCCCGAGGGTGAAGGTGCCGGAGGAGGGCGGCGACTGA
- a CDS encoding biotin attachment protein, producing MLFTATPKKIRVMFTPFRDGLQSSFGGKTRVKDILPAMEFAAKEAGIRHFEFGGGARFQAPFFYVGEDPFACQDAMRKAVGPDVDLQILTRSVSGVTLTTQRLTALDLQARLMKKHGTTWDRNFDYMNDVDNLEKTGKPIVDAGMHHQVCVALMGLPFDDPTVHSADFYVGVIRALLDRGVHFDSVCMKDASGTTDPKTCYDTAKGLRAILPPEVPLWQHTHDTASMAVSCYMAGIAGGVDGIDLSVRPLASGTVQPDVRSMWHALKGTGYALDIDVSKMAELEKILEEGLSDYDFDPVTTTADARVVGFPMPGGAIGPNVHMMKEAGILHKYSEVLAEFPVVVRAGGAWTSVTPGSQQYWLQAFNNVLLGRWKKIDDGYGKAVLGYFGRPPLPPDPEVVKIASEQLGKPPFTGDPLEAAPDTLVQAEQALKERNLPVTDEHVFLVASATLPGRNMDLNEGIRLLSGKAKIVLPLKKKEVPAAAAVPAPAAPVAAAPAAVAQRVSTTCTVEENGQRRTFRITIDPPAPANQAATGAASASAAAPAAPAAGENGHTQVFSPFAGKVELVEIKVAVGDRVSKGQVVAAVEAMKAKHDVRAPCDGSVVAIHGAIGTDVVANQPILTIGT from the coding sequence ATGCTCTTCACCGCCACGCCCAAGAAAATCCGCGTGATGTTCACGCCGTTCCGCGACGGGCTGCAGAGCTCCTTCGGCGGCAAGACGCGCGTCAAGGACATCCTGCCCGCCATGGAGTTCGCCGCGAAGGAGGCGGGCATCCGCCACTTCGAGTTCGGCGGCGGCGCGCGGTTCCAGGCGCCGTTCTTCTACGTCGGCGAGGATCCGTTCGCGTGCCAGGACGCGATGCGCAAGGCCGTCGGGCCCGACGTCGACCTGCAGATTCTCACCCGCTCGGTCTCGGGGGTGACCCTGACGACGCAGCGGCTCACGGCGCTCGACCTGCAGGCGCGCCTGATGAAGAAGCACGGCACGACATGGGATCGCAACTTCGACTACATGAACGACGTCGACAATCTCGAGAAGACCGGCAAGCCGATTGTCGACGCCGGGATGCACCACCAGGTGTGCGTCGCGCTCATGGGCCTGCCCTTCGACGACCCCACGGTGCACAGCGCCGATTTCTACGTGGGCGTCATCCGGGCGCTGCTCGACCGTGGCGTGCACTTCGACAGCGTCTGCATGAAGGACGCGTCGGGCACGACCGACCCGAAGACGTGCTACGACACGGCGAAGGGGTTGAGGGCCATCCTGCCGCCCGAGGTGCCGCTCTGGCAGCACACGCACGACACGGCGTCGATGGCGGTGTCGTGTTACATGGCGGGGATTGCCGGTGGTGTCGACGGCATCGACCTGTCGGTGCGTCCGCTCGCCTCGGGCACGGTGCAGCCCGACGTGCGATCGATGTGGCACGCCCTCAAGGGGACGGGGTACGCGCTCGACATCGACGTGTCCAAGATGGCCGAGCTCGAGAAGATCCTCGAAGAGGGCCTGAGCGACTACGACTTCGACCCCGTCACGACGACCGCCGACGCGCGCGTGGTCGGCTTCCCGATGCCCGGCGGCGCGATCGGCCCGAACGTCCACATGATGAAAGAGGCGGGCATCCTCCACAAGTACAGCGAAGTCCTCGCCGAGTTCCCGGTAGTCGTGAGGGCCGGTGGCGCGTGGACGAGCGTCACCCCGGGCAGCCAGCAGTACTGGCTCCAGGCCTTCAACAACGTGCTGCTCGGCCGCTGGAAGAAGATCGACGACGGGTACGGCAAGGCCGTCCTCGGCTACTTCGGCCGCCCGCCGCTTCCGCCCGATCCCGAGGTCGTCAAGATCGCGTCGGAGCAACTCGGGAAGCCACCGTTCACCGGCGATCCGCTCGAGGCGGCGCCCGACACGCTCGTCCAGGCCGAGCAGGCCCTGAAGGAGCGGAACCTGCCGGTGACCGACGAGCACGTCTTCCTTGTGGCGTCGGCGACGCTGCCCGGTCGCAACATGGACCTCAACGAGGGCATCCGCCTGCTGAGCGGCAAAGCGAAGATCGTGCTGCCGCTCAAGAAGAAGGAGGTACCGGCGGCCGCGGCGGTCCCGGCGCCTGCCGCGCCGGTCGCGGCGGCCCCGGCCGCCGTGGCCCAGCGTGTCTCGACAACCTGCACGGTCGAGGAGAACGGCCAGCGGCGCACCTTCCGCATCACGATCGACCCGCCCGCGCCCGCGAACCAGGCGGCGACCGGCGCGGCCAGCGCCTCCGCCGCAGCCCCGGCGGCGCCAGCCGCCGGCGAGAACGGGCATACCCAGGTGTTCTCGCCGTTTGCGGGGAAGGTGGAGCTCGTCGAAATCAAGGTCGCGGTAGGCGATCGCGTGAGCAAGGGGCAGGTGGTGGCGGCCGTCGAGGCGATGAAGGCCAAGCACGACGTACGGGCGCCGTGTGACGGGAGCGTCGTCGCCATCCACGGCGCCATCGGCACGGACGTCGTGGCCAACCAGCCGATCCTCACGATCGGAACCTAG
- a CDS encoding sodium ion-translocating decarboxylase subunit beta, with amino-acid sequence MDALATLARSTGFGALGWQALVMFFLGGLLIYLAIRKHYEPLLLIPIGFGAILANLPLAQLSAGSGAIAGSGYTAGGLLQLVYDTGIATQFLPPVIFLGVGALTDFRPLLARPLTFLLGAAAQLGIVMAALGAVYLFGFSPREAAAIGIIGGADGPTTIFVASRLAPELLGAVSVAAYSYMALVPVIQPPVMRLLTTRAEREIPVPEARAVSHTALIIFPIATALLAALFVPAAAPLLGMLMFGNLLREAGVTDRLAKTAGGALVDIATIFIGLVVGATMTGSSFLTGRTLGILVLGAVAFVFSTAGGVLLAKTINLLLREGHKINPCIGAAGVSAVPMSARVVQGFVSKATDGRVNPLMAAMGPNVAGVIGSAVAAGVFLALLG; translated from the coding sequence ATGGACGCGCTTGCGACGCTCGCCCGCTCGACGGGGTTCGGCGCCCTCGGGTGGCAGGCCCTGGTGATGTTCTTCCTCGGGGGCCTGCTCATCTACCTCGCGATCCGGAAGCACTACGAGCCGCTGCTGCTCATCCCGATCGGATTCGGCGCGATTCTCGCCAACCTGCCGCTCGCGCAGTTGAGCGCCGGCAGCGGCGCCATCGCCGGCAGCGGGTACACGGCCGGCGGTCTGCTGCAGCTCGTCTACGACACGGGGATCGCCACGCAGTTCCTTCCGCCCGTGATCTTTCTCGGGGTCGGCGCGCTCACCGACTTCCGGCCGCTGCTCGCGCGGCCGCTCACCTTCCTGCTCGGCGCGGCGGCCCAGCTTGGCATCGTCATGGCCGCGCTCGGTGCGGTCTACCTGTTCGGGTTCTCGCCGCGCGAGGCGGCCGCCATCGGCATCATCGGCGGCGCTGATGGTCCGACGACCATTTTCGTCGCGAGCCGGCTCGCGCCGGAACTGCTCGGCGCCGTGTCGGTGGCGGCCTACAGCTACATGGCGCTCGTGCCGGTCATCCAGCCGCCGGTGATGCGCCTGCTCACCACGAGGGCCGAGCGCGAAATCCCCGTGCCCGAGGCGAGAGCCGTCTCGCACACCGCCCTCATCATCTTCCCTATCGCCACGGCCCTGCTCGCGGCGCTCTTCGTGCCGGCCGCGGCGCCGCTGCTCGGCATGCTGATGTTCGGCAATCTCCTGCGCGAGGCCGGCGTGACCGATCGCCTCGCCAAGACCGCGGGCGGCGCGCTCGTCGACATCGCCACGATCTTCATCGGCCTCGTCGTGGGCGCGACCATGACGGGGTCGAGCTTCCTCACGGGGCGCACGCTCGGCATCCTCGTGCTCGGCGCGGTCGCCTTCGTCTTCAGCACGGCCGGCGGTGTGCTGCTCGCCAAGACGATCAACCTCCTGCTGCGCGAAGGACACAAAATCAACCCCTGCATCGGGGCCGCCGGCGTCTCCGCAGTGCCGATGAGCGCACGGGTGGTCCAGGGGTTCGTCTCGAAGGCGACCGACGGCCGCGTGAACCCGCTGATGGCCGCGATGGGGCCGAACGTGGCTGGCGTGATCGGCTCGGCGGTGGCCGCAGGCGTCTTCCTCGCGCTGCTCGGCTGA
- the sugE gene encoding quaternary ammonium compound efflux SMR transporter SugE: MAWVILFVAALFEVGWAIGLKFTDGFTRLWPSLWTASAIVASMGLLAVAVRSLPIGTAYAVWTGLGAAGTAVLGMWLFGEPATAGRVLSLSLVVAGVVGLKLAG, encoded by the coding sequence ATGGCGTGGGTCATCCTCTTCGTCGCTGCCCTGTTCGAGGTGGGGTGGGCCATCGGTCTCAAGTTCACCGACGGGTTCACCCGGCTGTGGCCGAGCCTCTGGACGGCGTCGGCCATCGTCGCCAGCATGGGGCTGCTCGCGGTGGCGGTGCGCTCGCTCCCCATCGGCACGGCCTACGCCGTGTGGACGGGACTCGGCGCGGCCGGCACGGCCGTCCTCGGCATGTGGCTCTTCGGCGAGCCCGCCACGGCGGGTCGCGTGCTGAGCCTCTCCCTGGTCGTCGCGGGGGTGGTCGGGTTGAAGCTGGCCGGATGA